From the genome of Amycolatopsis granulosa:
GTGCGGACGGGAAGCGAGCCGGATCTCGGTCGCGGTGGTGCTCACGATGACTCCTGGTGCCGTGGGATGTGGTCCACCGGCGCCAACGCGCTAACCGGGGCAGCGACCCGGGTTCGTGTCCGAAGCCACCGGCTCAGACGAGCTCGGCCAGCTTGGCCAGCACACCGTCGTAGATCCGCCGCAGCCCGGCCGGCGCGAAGGTCTTCTCGAAGAAGCCGCCGATGCCCCCGGCGCCCTGCCAGGTGGTCTCGATCCGGACGACGCTGCGCTCGCCCACGGGCCGCACCGTCCAGGTGGTGACCATGCTGGAGTTGGCGTCGGTCTCGACCAGGGTGCCCGCTTCCGGCTCCGTCACACTCGCCGCGACGTCCCGCACCCGCTTCGAGGTGGCCTGCAACTTCCACTTCGCCTTGGTGCCGGCCCCGGTCCCGCCCTCGACCACCTCGTAGTCGCGGTACTGCTCGGTCAGGATCTTCGGCCGGGTCTCGGCGTAGTCGGCGACGAGTGCCCGCACCTTCTCGGCCGGCGCGTCGATCGTCCGTTCCGCGGTGGCCGTGACCTTCGCCATAACGCCTCCTGATCTGCTCGAACTCCGTTGCCCGCGACTCTAGGACCCCCGCCGCGGGGAGCTGTGGCCGCGGTGCCGGTGGCGGCGCGGAACGCCGCCACCGGAGCGGATCAGATCAGGCCCTGTCCGCGCAGCCAGTCCTTCGCCACGTCGGCCGCCTGGTCGCCGTCCTCGTCGACCTGCTTGTTCAGCTCCCGCAGCTGGTCGGTGGTCAGTTTCGCGCTCACCGCGTTGACCGCCGCCGCGAAGTCCGCGCCGCGCTCGTCCAGCACCTTCTTGTTCACCGCGGGCACGATGTTCTCGGTGGCCACGATGTGCTGGTCGTCCTCCAGCGCGGTGAAATCGGAGCTGCCGACCAGCGGGTTCACCGAGTCGAGCGGGATGACCGTGACCGCACCCGAACGCAGCTGCTCGACCCGCGGACCGGACTCCTGGATGCTCGAGAACGTGGCGTTCAGCTTGTAGACGTCCCGGAAGCCGACGAAGCAGTTGGCCCGGGTGCCGCACTCCGGCGGCCCGCCGAGGACCACCTTGTCCAGCTTCTTCAGATCGCTGATCGTCTTCAGCCCGTGCTGCTGCGCGAGGTCCGACTTCACCACGTAGGTGTTCTTGTTCTCGGCCGGCGCGTAGTCGAGCAGCCCGACGCCGGACGGCGCGAACAGCTCGGCCAGCTTCGCGTGCTCGGACGCCGCGTCGGTGGGCGCCTGCTCGTTGAAGCCGGAGCTGATGGCCGCACCCTGGTACTCGGGGATGAACTGCAGCTCGCCCGACTTCAGCGACGGGTACACCAGCTCACGCGAGCCTATGTTGAACTTCCGCTGGACCGGATAACCCTTCGCCTCCAGCGCCTGCGAATACACCTCCGCCAGGATCTGGCTGTCCGTGAAGTTGAAGGACGCCACCACGATCGGCGCGCCGCCCTTGCCCGGCTGCGCCGACCCGCTGTCGCCGCCACCGCCGCACGCCGTCAGCCCCAGGACCGCTACCGCGAGCGCCCCCGCCGCCCGCAGGCTCCGTGTCCATCGCATACCTGTTCACCCTCCAGTGCCGTTCGTCAGAGCGACCCTAACCGCAACCACCGACAGAA
Proteins encoded in this window:
- a CDS encoding SRPBCC family protein → MAKVTATAERTIDAPAEKVRALVADYAETRPKILTEQYRDYEVVEGGTGAGTKAKWKLQATSKRVRDVAASVTEPEAGTLVETDANSSMVTTWTVRPVGERSVVRIETTWQGAGGIGGFFEKTFAPAGLRRIYDGVLAKLAELV
- a CDS encoding ABC transporter substrate-binding protein: MRWTRSLRAAGALAVAVLGLTACGGGGDSGSAQPGKGGAPIVVASFNFTDSQILAEVYSQALEAKGYPVQRKFNIGSRELVYPSLKSGELQFIPEYQGAAISSGFNEQAPTDAASEHAKLAELFAPSGVGLLDYAPAENKNTYVVKSDLAQQHGLKTISDLKKLDKVVLGGPPECGTRANCFVGFRDVYKLNATFSSIQESGPRVEQLRSGAVTVIPLDSVNPLVGSSDFTALEDDQHIVATENIVPAVNKKVLDERGADFAAAVNAVSAKLTTDQLRELNKQVDEDGDQAADVAKDWLRGQGLI